In Camelus dromedarius isolate mCamDro1 chromosome 4, mCamDro1.pat, whole genome shotgun sequence, the following are encoded in one genomic region:
- the SFT2D3 gene encoding vesicle transport protein SFT2C produces MADLHRQLQEYLSQGKAGGPAAAEPLLSAEEAEKPAAGAGSVGAWLDRAGLRWTWAQSPGEPAAAGPPCIPSVTRAQRLAASGVCLLLAALCFGLAALYAPVLLLRARKFALLWSLGSVLALAGGTLLRGGAACGRLLRCEEAPSRPALLYVAALGATLYAALWLRSTLFTALGACAQVGALLAALFGLLPRGAGTALRLALGRLGPGAALAKALPV; encoded by the coding sequence ATGGCGGACCTCCACCGCCAGCTGCAGGAGTATCTCTCCCAGGGGAAGGCGGGCGGGCCGGCGGCCGCGGAGCCGCTGCTCTCCGCAGAAGAGGCGGAAAAGCCCGCGGCCGGGGCCGGGTCGGTGGGGGCGTGGTTGGACCGCGCAGGCCTGCGCTGGACCTGGGCGCAGAGTCCTGGGGAGCCGGCAGCGGCGGGACCGCCGTGCATCCCAAGCGTCACGCGCGCTCAACGGCTGGCGGCGAGCGGCGTGTGCCTGCTGCTGGCCGCGCTCTGCTTCGGCCTGGCCGCCCTCTACGCGCCCGTGCTGCTGCTGCGCGCCCGCAAGTTCGCGCTGCTCTGGTCGCTGGGCTCGGTGCTGGCGCTGGCAGGCGGCACGCTCCTGCGGGGCGGCGCGGCGTGCGGACGCCTGCTGCGCTGTGAGGAGGCGCCGTCGCGGCCCGCGCTGCTCTACGTAGCCGCGCTGGGCGCTACGCTGTACGCGGCGCTGTGGCTGCGCAGCACGCTGTTCACGGCGCTGGGCGCCTGCGCGCAGGTCGGCGCGCTGCTGGCGGCGCTCTTCGGCCTGCTCCCCCGGGGCGCCGGCACCGCGCTGCGCCTAGCGCTCGGGCGTCTGGGCCCCGGCGCCGCTCTCGCCAAGGCGCTACCCGTGTGA